The following are encoded in a window of Jeotgalibacillus aurantiacus genomic DNA:
- a CDS encoding DMT family transporter — protein sequence MKGILFALAGGFFLTFQSVANATIGQQIGTWQAAAMTQFTGFILAILIVAAVRDRTWKELPKVPKLYASGGTFAALVLFSNMTAVYLMGVTLTISIFLIAQLLVAVVIDRFGLFDMVKKQISKTQVIGILLMIAGVIILKI from the coding sequence ATGAAAGGCATTTTATTTGCGCTTGCAGGCGGCTTTTTCCTGACCTTCCAGAGTGTGGCCAATGCGACGATCGGCCAGCAGATCGGGACGTGGCAGGCTGCGGCCATGACGCAGTTTACCGGTTTTATTCTTGCGATCCTGATCGTAGCAGCTGTCAGAGACCGCACGTGGAAGGAGCTTCCTAAAGTACCGAAGCTCTATGCGTCGGGTGGTACGTTTGCTGCTCTTGTACTGTTCAGTAATATGACAGCCGTATACTTGATGGGTGTCACACTGACGATCAGTATTTTTCTCATCGCGCAGCTTTTAGTAGCAGTGGTGATTGATCGATTCGGATTATTTGATATGGTCAAAAAACAAATCAGTAAAACGCAGGTAATTGGTATCCTGCTGATGATTGCAGGTGTGATCATCCTGAAAATTTAG
- a CDS encoding SCO family protein, producing MMKRLLIYLMLLVAVCAGWLIWSNEEHLPELKTTQPFEMKSVLHNEHYSSNTGKIKIVAFFYTACPDICPFTMSDLSDIQTAVKDHSRLKKSVELVSITLDPEEDTDERIIQYAEAFQADYEMWHWLRGTIEETNAVTKDYQMQSVKLDDQTIAHSTTLYLVDEHHRIRGMYPMATQRDRVNKEKLLEDVLRLLDAS from the coding sequence ATGATGAAGCGGCTGCTGATTTACTTGATGCTGCTTGTGGCTGTGTGTGCGGGCTGGCTGATCTGGTCAAATGAAGAGCATCTGCCGGAGTTAAAAACAACACAGCCCTTTGAAATGAAGTCCGTCCTTCATAACGAGCATTATTCATCTAATACCGGGAAAATCAAAATTGTAGCCTTTTTTTACACTGCCTGTCCGGACATTTGTCCCTTTACGATGAGTGATTTGAGTGACATACAGACAGCTGTGAAGGATCATTCACGTTTAAAAAAAAGCGTGGAGCTGGTATCTATTACTCTGGATCCTGAAGAAGATACAGACGAACGAATCATACAGTATGCAGAAGCGTTTCAGGCTGATTATGAGATGTGGCATTGGTTAAGAGGTACGATAGAAGAAACCAATGCTGTTACGAAGGATTATCAGATGCAGTCTGTCAAACTGGACGATCAGACGATTGCCCACAGTACCACACTGTATCTCGTTGATGAACATCACCGGATCCGGGGTATGTACCCAATGGCAACTCAGCGTGACAGAGTCAACAAAGAAAAACTTCTTGAAGACGTTCTCCGGCTTCTTGACGCATCATAA
- a CDS encoding Asp23/Gls24 family envelope stress response protein has product MAQTTTETKQNESARKNSLTFEDQVIKKIAGIAANDIKGILGMSGGFMSGLTERFRASGDITKGIDAEVGEKQVAIDVSVIVEYGKSVPSIFNETIAAVKKAVNDMTGLEVVEVNMHVEDVMTRSEFEEKHRQAEKENENSRQLD; this is encoded by the coding sequence ATGGCACAAACAACAACTGAAACAAAACAAAACGAATCAGCACGCAAAAATTCACTGACATTTGAAGATCAGGTAATTAAAAAAATCGCTGGTATCGCAGCGAACGATATTAAAGGAATTCTTGGCATGAGCGGAGGATTCATGAGCGGATTAACAGAACGTTTCCGCGCTTCAGGTGACATTACGAAAGGAATTGACGCTGAAGTAGGTGAAAAACAGGTTGCGATCGACGTGAGTGTGATCGTTGAATACGGGAAAAGTGTACCGTCAATCTTTAATGAGACGATTGCTGCTGTCAAAAAGGCTGTAAACGATATGACAGGCCTCGAGGTAGTAGAAGTGAACATGCACGTAGAAGACGTGATGACACGCTCAGAATTTGAGGAAAAGCATCGTCAGGCTGAAAAAGAGAATGAAAACAGCCGTCAGCTGGATTAA
- a CDS encoding Crp/Fnr family transcriptional regulator: MVQKTSYYLTKYDLQDLFPKELQQVMQVRTFAPGKKLLLQGETATAMLLLVEGKVKVSMLSPEGKRLIVAFKTPFDIVGDVEYVTHGPLINTVESVMETTVIEIPYTVLRNGMAQNAAWLQFLLEAITKKFELKSHTMNFNLLYPVDVRVASYLLSMTPVKEKIESASLVDMADLIGTSYRHLNRVLSQFQKAGWISKSRGSIEILNRASIMELAGENIYEKGDVQ; the protein is encoded by the coding sequence GTGGTTCAGAAAACCTCTTATTATTTAACCAAATACGATTTGCAGGACTTATTTCCAAAGGAGCTTCAACAGGTGATGCAGGTGCGTACGTTTGCCCCTGGTAAAAAACTTCTTTTACAGGGGGAGACAGCAACGGCAATGCTGCTGCTTGTCGAAGGGAAAGTAAAGGTGTCAATGCTCTCTCCTGAGGGGAAGCGGCTGATTGTCGCGTTTAAGACGCCGTTTGATATTGTCGGCGATGTTGAATATGTCACGCACGGTCCGCTCATCAACACGGTAGAAAGTGTTATGGAAACGACCGTCATTGAAATTCCATACACAGTGCTGCGAAATGGAATGGCTCAGAATGCGGCCTGGCTGCAATTTCTACTTGAAGCCATCACGAAAAAATTCGAGCTGAAGTCACATACGATGAACTTTAATCTGCTTTATCCGGTTGATGTGCGAGTGGCGAGCTACCTGCTATCAATGACGCCTGTCAAAGAAAAAATCGAGTCGGCCTCACTTGTTGATATGGCAGATCTGATCGGTACGAGCTACCGTCATTTAAATCGCGTATTGAGCCAGTTCCAAAAGGCAGGGTGGATATCGAAATCACGCGGCTCCATCGAAATTTTAAACCGCGCTTCCATCATGGAACTCGCAGGTGAAAATATTTATGAAAAGGGGGATGTGCAATGA
- the amaP gene encoding alkaline shock response membrane anchor protein AmaP — translation MNAFNRLLLIVVGVAGLLAVSVLTASAYRIPFVSDSILGWSAEPWYIYTILSISGFLGLIFIILLLTGVFAKPPEKYMKIKTGIGDIDISRKSIESVALKSIRSIEGVRSPEVHAKLHGRKETVSVHVDCHIFDQSGLPTIGKSMQEQIKVQIESLLEVPVKKVSINIQDPRKTTKSQSPRVI, via the coding sequence ATGAATGCGTTTAATCGCCTTTTACTCATAGTGGTGGGCGTAGCAGGCTTGCTTGCCGTCTCGGTTCTGACGGCGTCAGCATACCGGATCCCATTTGTTTCAGACTCCATCCTTGGATGGTCAGCTGAACCCTGGTATATCTACACCATCCTTTCCATCAGCGGTTTTCTCGGATTGATTTTTATCATTCTGCTGCTGACAGGCGTTTTCGCAAAGCCACCTGAAAAGTATATGAAAATAAAAACAGGTATCGGGGATATCGATATTTCGAGAAAAAGTATCGAATCCGTTGCGTTGAAATCGATTCGTTCGATTGAAGGCGTCCGGTCACCTGAGGTTCATGCCAAGCTGCATGGCCGGAAAGAAACTGTATCTGTACATGTGGATTGCCACATTTTTGATCAAAGCGGACTGCCAACGATCGGCAAATCCATGCAGGAGCAGATCAAGGTTCAGATCGAAAGCCTGCTGGAGGTACCTGTCAAAAAGGTGTCGATTAATATTCAGGATCCACGTAAAACAACTAAATCACAGTCTCCCCGCGTGATATAA
- a CDS encoding DUF2273 domain-containing protein, with amino-acid sequence MNKTDMLLPYRGRLLGLVIGIVLAILIITVGFGPTLLIVTLAALGFLVGMWRDGKLDIDGWFQFFTRRR; translated from the coding sequence ATGAACAAAACAGACATGCTGCTGCCTTACCGCGGCAGACTGCTCGGACTGGTGATCGGAATTGTCTTAGCCATCCTGATCATTACAGTTGGATTCGGTCCAACATTGCTCATTGTCACGCTCGCAGCGCTTGGCTTTTTAGTCGGCATGTGGCGGGACGGGAAGCTGGATATTGACGGCTGGTTCCAATTTTTCACCAGAAGAAGATAA